The Pyrodictium delaneyi genome contains a region encoding:
- a CDS encoding class I SAM-dependent methyltransferase, whose translation MGKVAPWIPTPISVVYTALEAAWAGPCDTVYDLGSGDGRAVVIAARDFCVKKAIGVELDPVLVEVSKAKARMDGVADRVEIIEGDFFKVSLRDATLVYIYLYRSINEALRPKLEEELQPGARVVTIDFPVPGWTPLYTRRLRDESDILRTVHVYVIGVSDQRWTRCGEKLPGDARHLLEALARCSREPPPGCRPRRGGSVEG comes from the coding sequence TTGGGCAAGGTTGCGCCATGGATACCGACTCCTATTAGCGTAGTGTATACAGCGCTTGAAGCAGCGTGGGCCGGGCCTTGCGACACAGTCTACGACTTAGGCTCTGGCGACGGCAGAGCAGTGGTTATAGCTGCCAGGGATTTTTGCGTAAAGAAAGCTATAGGCGTTGAGCTTGACCCCGTACTCGTAGAGGTTTCTAAGGCTAAGGCGCGGATGGATGGCGTCGCTGACCGGGTCGAGATAATAGAGGGTGACTTCTTCAAGGTTAGTCTCCGCGATGCTACGCTCGTCTACATCTATCTCTATAGGAGCATAAATGAAGCGTTGCGGCCGAAGCTAGAGGAGGAGTTGCAGCCAGGTGCCCGCGTGGTCACGATAGATTTCCCGGTGCCGGGCTGGACACCGCTTTACACCCGGAGGCTCCGCGACGAGAGCGATATACTCCGCACAGTACATGTCTATGTGATCGGTGTCAGCGACCAGCGATGGACACGTTGCGGCGAGAAGCTCCCCGGGGATGCCCGGCACCTGCTAGAAGCGCTGGCTAGATGCAGCCGGGAGCCACCACCAGGCTGTAGGCCCCGGCGCGGAGGGAGTGTAGAAGGTTGA
- a CDS encoding ABC transporter ATP-binding protein, whose product MGSALRVEDLWVERGGRTVLQGISLSAEKASVLVVLGPNGAGKTTLLNTIAGLVEPRRGLIEIMGETVYASGPPRVNVPPERRGVALVPQEYALFPHMTVYENIAFGLRARKLPEEEIRARVREIAELLGLAGLLDRRPGQLSGGQRQRVALARALVVEPRLLLMDEPFSAMDAPSRERLRSELRGILRQLRVATVMVTHSFADAWSLGDRITILRDGRLVADAPPYELAGKPLRYGAAEFLGYTVLEARILSVNNSQVVLEAEGLGRLEARIDTAGRRLKPGARVRIAIRPDDIVVLKKPVVGINVYPARIDEVLVTRYGVRLYLEIGTIRLLAEQARGPLIAVLGAFPKPGDEVYIHLPPKLIDLAPAD is encoded by the coding sequence TTGGGGTCAGCACTCCGCGTTGAAGACCTCTGGGTGGAGCGCGGCGGTAGGACGGTGCTCCAGGGCATAAGTTTGAGCGCCGAGAAGGCTTCAGTCCTAGTAGTCCTAGGGCCGAACGGTGCGGGCAAGACAACACTACTAAACACAATAGCAGGCCTCGTAGAGCCGCGCCGCGGCCTAATAGAGATCATGGGCGAGACCGTCTACGCTAGTGGCCCGCCACGCGTGAATGTACCGCCAGAGCGGCGTGGCGTAGCACTTGTGCCACAAGAATACGCGCTCTTCCCCCACATGACGGTCTACGAGAACATAGCCTTCGGGCTCCGCGCCAGGAAGCTCCCCGAGGAGGAGATAAGGGCACGCGTCCGCGAGATAGCAGAGCTCCTCGGCCTCGCAGGGCTGCTGGATAGAAGGCCGGGCCAGCTCAGCGGCGGCCAGCGGCAGCGCGTAGCCCTAGCCCGGGCCCTAGTAGTGGAGCCCAGGCTCCTCCTTATGGACGAGCCGTTCAGCGCCATGGATGCTCCTAGCCGGGAGCGGCTCCGCAGCGAGCTACGAGGCATACTCCGGCAGCTCCGCGTCGCAACAGTGATGGTGACCCACAGCTTCGCGGACGCTTGGAGCCTCGGGGACCGGATAACAATACTTAGGGATGGCCGACTAGTAGCGGACGCACCGCCCTACGAGCTGGCAGGTAAGCCTCTACGCTATGGTGCGGCAGAGTTCCTAGGCTATACAGTCCTAGAAGCAAGAATACTTAGCGTCAACAACAGCCAGGTAGTCCTGGAGGCAGAGGGTCTAGGCAGACTAGAAGCCAGGATCGATACTGCTGGTAGGCGATTGAAGCCTGGAGCCCGTGTACGAATAGCCATTAGGCCTGACGACATAGTAGTGTTGAAGAAACCCGTGGTAGGCATAAACGTTTACCCTGCTCGGATAGATGAGGTACTAGTTACCCGCTACGGTGTCCGACTATACCTAGAAATAGGTACCATAAGACTCCTAGCAGAACAAGCCAGAGGCCCCCTTATAGCAGTGCTTGGAGCGTTTCCCAAGCCAGGAGACGAGGTCTACATACACCTGCCGCCCAAGCTAATAGACCTAGCGCCAGCTGACTAG